A single Dunckerocampus dactyliophorus isolate RoL2022-P2 chromosome 2, RoL_Ddac_1.1, whole genome shotgun sequence DNA region contains:
- the LOC129177616 gene encoding protein piccolo-like isoform X2, with amino-acid sequence MNRYGALDLDLECDGGDVASKASLFGGVFKKSSKSTEPSAQAQDNLSVSSELSKSSDSLNDNTKEKGGMFKGMFKKTKTPKEAQPQQVTLSQQNPELSASNDSLDSKASKDKSGVLGGTRKRPHKPGHARRPSQDLLDIDFSASNNSGTESAKESNNMFNGFLKKSPKRAQSQDDLSENGDLSGSNNSLSVNNSTTKEAASMFSGMFKKSPKPLKEKTKSQDNLTVDNELSASSDSLVEKTSKNGFSAMMKNAFYPDKQEKDNTGADVEETLDNGQNQTSHKQNKLAGAMTKLNPFKSANKDMQSDSSDEDTAVSSDKPSAHKQDNKDSMSQRKEAPKVPPQKPSDEEKLGGSKEKPKVKQNGFSAMMKSAFYSDKQEKDNDADADADVEETLDNGENQASHKQSKFAGAMTKLNPFKSANKDKQSDSSDEDTPTDKSSSHKQANKDMQSRQKADKEAPKVTNQKPSQEELRSRAANTRVLKKQENQKQSQSDEEILKHDADHRERDEVESIPSQKKTKRHNPFMLRAPAKPPSDDEGLKDKEEAKEDQSKEENKEEDDASNKPEEVKVKKPKRHNPFMPRVKAKVAQRNEQDEENEGGNRCLFERLEEFRIDPSQPEDGQDMDGLMQWWNTVESWEDTPQDEDMTEKEEAKAFAVTAEKVQKGIRVFNKLFSERAESLWQHVIDLNGIADSLDKFNKNTKIAQITGGSTSAIGGVATIAGLALAPVTFGTSLIVTAVGLGVATAGGLTSAGAGISNQVNNSMDRKKVEKIVEDYQEKMVDLNKCLKFIKQGIENLRRFDLIKMKNNAYNRDFPVLSTSFYEDGAMAGKAILINANEIMRVVQIANVAGSTAARAVQIASMATGVLTGLFVGMDIYFVAKDSKELKKGAKSEFAGKIREVATQLHEGLVELNAIREELQCTTTPQDDQEDAATSDEKKEYSYDSSEEDEIDRIKKAIKKDLDNREYV; translated from the exons gaAAAAGGAGGTATGTTTAAAGGAATGTTCAAGAAGACTAAAACGCCCAAGGAGGCACAGCCACAGCAG GTGACGCTCTCGCAGCAAAATCCAGAACTTTCAGCCAGTAACGACAGCTTAGACAGCAAAGCCTCCAAG GACAAATCAGGTGTGTTGGGCGGCACACGAAAACGACCTCACAAACCGGGACATGCCCGCAGGCCCTCGCAG GATCTTCTGGACATTGATTTTTCTGCTAGTAACAACAGTGGGACAGAGAGTGCCAAG GAGAGCAACAACATGTTcaatgggtttttaaaaaaatctccaaaaagAGCGCAATCGCAG gATGATTTGTCAGAGAATGGCGATCTGTCAGGAAGCAACAACAGCCTCTCTGTGAACAACAGCACGACGAAG GAGGCAGCTAGCATGTTCAGTGGAATGTTTAAAAAGTCACCAAAGCCTTTAAAAGAAAAGACTAAATCTCAG GACAATTTGACAGTGGACAATGAACTCTCAGCCAGCAGCGACAGTCTTGTTGAGAAGACATCAAAG AATGGCTTCAGTGCCATGATGAAGAACGCCTTCTACCCTGACAAGCAG GAAAAGGACAACACAGGCGCTGATGTGGAGGAGACACTGGACAATGGACAGAACCAGACCAGCCACAAACAG AACAAACTAGCCGGAGCAATGACCAAACTGAATCCATTTAAATCTGCAAACAAA GACATGCAGAGTGACTCCAGTGATGAGGACACGGCCGTCAGCAGTGACAAGCCATCCGCTCACAAACAG GACAACAAGGATTCGATGTCTCAACGGAAGGAAGCTCCCAAAGTTCCTCCCCAAAAGCCTTCAGATGAG GAGAAGTTAGGAGGTTCCAAAGAGAAACCTAAAGTCAAACAG AATGGCTTCAGTGCCATGATGAAGAGTGCCTTCTACTCGGACAAGCAG GAGAAGGACAACGACGCTGACGCTGATGCTGATGTTGAGGAGACATTGGACAATGGAGAGAACCAGGCCAGCCACAAACAG agcaAATTTGCTGGAGCGATGACTAAGCTGAATCCATTTAAATCTGCAAACAAA GACAAGCAGAGTGACTCGAGTGACGAGGACACGCCCACAGACAAGTCATCCAGCCACAAACAG GCCAATAAGGACATGCAGTCCAGACAGAAAGCCGACAAAGAAGCTCCCAAAGTTACTAACCAGAAGCCCTCCCAGGAG GAGCTGAGGAGCAGAGCCGCCAACACGCGTGTGCTGAAGAAGCAGGAGAACCAGAAGCAG AGCCAATCAGACGAGGAGATCCTGAAACACGACGCCGACCACAGAGAGAGGGACGAGGTGGAGAGCATACCG agccagaaaaaaacaaagcgcCACAATCCGTTCATGCTGCGTGCTCCTGCCAAG CCACCATCGGATGACGAAGGGCtgaaagacaaagaagaagcGAAAGAAGATCAGTCCAAAGAGGAGAATAAGGAGGAGGACGATGCCAGTAACAAACCAGAAGAG GTTAAAGTCAAGAAGCCAAAGAGACACAATCCCTTCATGCCACGTGTcaag GCCAAAGTGGCACAGAGGAATGAACAAGATGAAGag AACGAAGGGGGAAACAGGTGTCTGTTTGAGCGACTGGAGGAGTTTCGCATCGACCCATCACAGCCTGAGGACGGACAG GATATGGACGGTCTTATGCAATGGTGGAACACTGTGGAGT CTTGGGAGGACACGCCTCAGGATGAGGACATGACAGAGAAAGAAGAGGCCAA GGCATTTGCGGTGACAGCGGAGAAGGTGCAGAAGGGCATCCGCGTCTTCAACAAGCTCTTCTCTGAGCGTGCAGAGAGCCTGTGGCAGCACGTCATCGACCTGAACGGCATCGCCGACAGCCTGGACAAGTTCAACAAGAACACCAAGATCGCCCAAATCACCGGCGGCTCCACCAGCGCCATCGGTGGGGTGGCCACGATTGCCGGCCTGGCCCTGGCACCCGTCACCTTCGGGACCTCCCTGATTGTGACGGCGGTGGGCCTGGGTGTGGCCACGGCAGGCGGGCTCACCTCAGCGGGGGCCGGCATCTCCAACCAGGTGAACAACTCCATGGACCGCAAGAAGGTGGAGAAGATAGTGGAGGACTATCAGGAGAAGATGGTGGACCTCAACAAGTGCCTCAAGTTCATCAAGCAGGGGATTGAGAACCTGCGCCGCTTTGACCTCATCAAGATGAAGAACAATGCCTACAACCGCGACTTCCCCGTGCTCAGCACCAGCTTCTACGAGGATGGCGCCATGGCGGGCAAAGCCATCCTCATCAACGCCAATGAGATCATGCGCGTGGTGCAGATCGCCAACGTAGCCGGCAGCACGGCAGCCAGAGCGGTTCAGATTGCTAGCATGGCCACGGGGGTTCTGACGGGGCTCTTTGTGGGCATGGACATCTACTTTGTAGCCAAGGACTCCAAAGAACTGAAAAAGGGCGCCAAGTCAGAGTTTGCCGGCAAGATCAGGGAGGTGGCCACACAGCTCCACGAGGGCCTGGTTGAACTCAACGCCATACGGGAGGAGCTGCAGTGTACCACCACGCCACAGGACGACCAAGAGGATGCCGCCACCTCGGACGAGAAGAAGGAGTACAGCTACGACAGTTCGGAAGAAGATGAAATCGACCGCATTAAAAAAGCCATCAAGAAGGACCTCGACAATAGAGAATACGTGTGA
- the LOC129177616 gene encoding protein piccolo-like isoform X1, with translation MNRYGALDLDLECDGGDVASKASLFGGVFKKSSKSTEPSAQAQDNLSVSSELSKSSDSLNDNTKEKGGMFKGMFKKTKTPKEAQPQQVTLSQQNPELSASNDSLDSKASKDKSGVLGGTRKRPHKPGHARRPSQDLLDIDFSASNNSGTESAKESNNMFNGFLKKSPKRAQSQDDLSENGDLSGSNNSLSVNNSTTKEAASMFSGMFKKSPKPLKEKTKSQDNLTVDNELSASSDSLVEKTSKNGFSAMMKNAFYPDKQEKDNTGADVEETLDNGQNQTSHKQNKLAGAMTKLNPFKSANKDMQSDSSDEDTAVSSDKPSAHKQNAMVGAISKLNPFRPANKDNKDSMSQRKEAPKVPPQKPSDEEKLGGSKEKPKVKQNGFSAMMKSAFYSDKQEKDNDADADADVEETLDNGENQASHKQSKFAGAMTKLNPFKSANKDKQSDSSDEDTPTDKSSSHKQANKDMQSRQKADKEAPKVTNQKPSQEELRSRAANTRVLKKQENQKQSQSDEEILKHDADHRERDEVESIPSQKKTKRHNPFMLRAPAKPPSDDEGLKDKEEAKEDQSKEENKEEDDASNKPEEVKVKKPKRHNPFMPRVKAKVAQRNEQDEENEGGNRCLFERLEEFRIDPSQPEDGQDMDGLMQWWNTVESWEDTPQDEDMTEKEEAKAFAVTAEKVQKGIRVFNKLFSERAESLWQHVIDLNGIADSLDKFNKNTKIAQITGGSTSAIGGVATIAGLALAPVTFGTSLIVTAVGLGVATAGGLTSAGAGISNQVNNSMDRKKVEKIVEDYQEKMVDLNKCLKFIKQGIENLRRFDLIKMKNNAYNRDFPVLSTSFYEDGAMAGKAILINANEIMRVVQIANVAGSTAARAVQIASMATGVLTGLFVGMDIYFVAKDSKELKKGAKSEFAGKIREVATQLHEGLVELNAIREELQCTTTPQDDQEDAATSDEKKEYSYDSSEEDEIDRIKKAIKKDLDNREYV, from the exons gaAAAAGGAGGTATGTTTAAAGGAATGTTCAAGAAGACTAAAACGCCCAAGGAGGCACAGCCACAGCAG GTGACGCTCTCGCAGCAAAATCCAGAACTTTCAGCCAGTAACGACAGCTTAGACAGCAAAGCCTCCAAG GACAAATCAGGTGTGTTGGGCGGCACACGAAAACGACCTCACAAACCGGGACATGCCCGCAGGCCCTCGCAG GATCTTCTGGACATTGATTTTTCTGCTAGTAACAACAGTGGGACAGAGAGTGCCAAG GAGAGCAACAACATGTTcaatgggtttttaaaaaaatctccaaaaagAGCGCAATCGCAG gATGATTTGTCAGAGAATGGCGATCTGTCAGGAAGCAACAACAGCCTCTCTGTGAACAACAGCACGACGAAG GAGGCAGCTAGCATGTTCAGTGGAATGTTTAAAAAGTCACCAAAGCCTTTAAAAGAAAAGACTAAATCTCAG GACAATTTGACAGTGGACAATGAACTCTCAGCCAGCAGCGACAGTCTTGTTGAGAAGACATCAAAG AATGGCTTCAGTGCCATGATGAAGAACGCCTTCTACCCTGACAAGCAG GAAAAGGACAACACAGGCGCTGATGTGGAGGAGACACTGGACAATGGACAGAACCAGACCAGCCACAAACAG AACAAACTAGCCGGAGCAATGACCAAACTGAATCCATTTAAATCTGCAAACAAA GACATGCAGAGTGACTCCAGTGATGAGGACACGGCCGTCAGCAGTGACAAGCCATCCGCTCACAAACAG AACGCCATGGTGGGAGCCATTTCCAAACTGAATCCCTTCCGTCCTGCAAATAAA GACAACAAGGATTCGATGTCTCAACGGAAGGAAGCTCCCAAAGTTCCTCCCCAAAAGCCTTCAGATGAG GAGAAGTTAGGAGGTTCCAAAGAGAAACCTAAAGTCAAACAG AATGGCTTCAGTGCCATGATGAAGAGTGCCTTCTACTCGGACAAGCAG GAGAAGGACAACGACGCTGACGCTGATGCTGATGTTGAGGAGACATTGGACAATGGAGAGAACCAGGCCAGCCACAAACAG agcaAATTTGCTGGAGCGATGACTAAGCTGAATCCATTTAAATCTGCAAACAAA GACAAGCAGAGTGACTCGAGTGACGAGGACACGCCCACAGACAAGTCATCCAGCCACAAACAG GCCAATAAGGACATGCAGTCCAGACAGAAAGCCGACAAAGAAGCTCCCAAAGTTACTAACCAGAAGCCCTCCCAGGAG GAGCTGAGGAGCAGAGCCGCCAACACGCGTGTGCTGAAGAAGCAGGAGAACCAGAAGCAG AGCCAATCAGACGAGGAGATCCTGAAACACGACGCCGACCACAGAGAGAGGGACGAGGTGGAGAGCATACCG agccagaaaaaaacaaagcgcCACAATCCGTTCATGCTGCGTGCTCCTGCCAAG CCACCATCGGATGACGAAGGGCtgaaagacaaagaagaagcGAAAGAAGATCAGTCCAAAGAGGAGAATAAGGAGGAGGACGATGCCAGTAACAAACCAGAAGAG GTTAAAGTCAAGAAGCCAAAGAGACACAATCCCTTCATGCCACGTGTcaag GCCAAAGTGGCACAGAGGAATGAACAAGATGAAGag AACGAAGGGGGAAACAGGTGTCTGTTTGAGCGACTGGAGGAGTTTCGCATCGACCCATCACAGCCTGAGGACGGACAG GATATGGACGGTCTTATGCAATGGTGGAACACTGTGGAGT CTTGGGAGGACACGCCTCAGGATGAGGACATGACAGAGAAAGAAGAGGCCAA GGCATTTGCGGTGACAGCGGAGAAGGTGCAGAAGGGCATCCGCGTCTTCAACAAGCTCTTCTCTGAGCGTGCAGAGAGCCTGTGGCAGCACGTCATCGACCTGAACGGCATCGCCGACAGCCTGGACAAGTTCAACAAGAACACCAAGATCGCCCAAATCACCGGCGGCTCCACCAGCGCCATCGGTGGGGTGGCCACGATTGCCGGCCTGGCCCTGGCACCCGTCACCTTCGGGACCTCCCTGATTGTGACGGCGGTGGGCCTGGGTGTGGCCACGGCAGGCGGGCTCACCTCAGCGGGGGCCGGCATCTCCAACCAGGTGAACAACTCCATGGACCGCAAGAAGGTGGAGAAGATAGTGGAGGACTATCAGGAGAAGATGGTGGACCTCAACAAGTGCCTCAAGTTCATCAAGCAGGGGATTGAGAACCTGCGCCGCTTTGACCTCATCAAGATGAAGAACAATGCCTACAACCGCGACTTCCCCGTGCTCAGCACCAGCTTCTACGAGGATGGCGCCATGGCGGGCAAAGCCATCCTCATCAACGCCAATGAGATCATGCGCGTGGTGCAGATCGCCAACGTAGCCGGCAGCACGGCAGCCAGAGCGGTTCAGATTGCTAGCATGGCCACGGGGGTTCTGACGGGGCTCTTTGTGGGCATGGACATCTACTTTGTAGCCAAGGACTCCAAAGAACTGAAAAAGGGCGCCAAGTCAGAGTTTGCCGGCAAGATCAGGGAGGTGGCCACACAGCTCCACGAGGGCCTGGTTGAACTCAACGCCATACGGGAGGAGCTGCAGTGTACCACCACGCCACAGGACGACCAAGAGGATGCCGCCACCTCGGACGAGAAGAAGGAGTACAGCTACGACAGTTCGGAAGAAGATGAAATCGACCGCATTAAAAAAGCCATCAAGAAGGACCTCGACAATAGAGAATACGTGTGA